The genomic region CAGCGGCAGGTAGCACCACCGGTCGTAATGGCCATTGAACAGGGACAACTGCTGTCGGCCGTGGGTGGGATCGTCGGTGGCGTCGAGGTCCAGGGTCACCAGCTTGCACCTGCGGCCACGCAACCGTCGTCGGTGGCTGGTTGATGACCGTCTCGACGATCGCTTCGCTCAGACGGTACAGATCAACCCGCCGCCGGTCGTTCTCGAAGCGGCTCAAAGTGGGCAGGCTGGCCAGGTCGTCTCCCGTGACCGGATCTCGGTCCAGCAGGAGCTTGTGCATGGGATCGCTGCCGATGCGGGCGGCATCATTGGTGTCGCGGTGGGGCCAGGGGATGCGTAGCTCGTACTCGGGGTCGATCGTCGATTCCTGAGCTGAAAACTGCCGATTATCGACATCCTGAGAGACACGGACAGGACATTCGTGCCGAATCCACGCCCCGGCAATTGACACCGACTGATTAATTAGGGTATGATCGATCCTGGATTCAGCATCGAAAGGCGGAAATATACGGTTGGATTTCCTATATACGCGAAAAGGCAGTGCGCTCGGGATGACGGGGGCGGTCGATCTGGATCACGCCTCGCGCCGTCGTCGCCTTGCGGGCTTCACCCCCTCGTTTCCCCCGTTCCATGAAGCGCAGCTCGACGACGCCCGTGCGATGGATCTACGCGATCTATTGCCTGTCCGGGTTCGTCAGCCTCGGGTATCAGGTCTCGTGGTACCGGATCTACGTGGATCAGTTCGGCTGTTCGAGCCTGACCTTCATCCTGGTGCTGTCCAACTTCATCGTGGGTCTGGGCGCGGGGGCGCTGGTCAGTCGGAGGGTCGTGGCCTGGCTGCAGCGCCTGACCGGACTGGGGGATAAGCTACGCGCCTACGGTTTGATCGAGTTGCTGGTTACCGTGTCAGTGCTGCTCACTCTCCTGACTCGCCTCGTTCCGGCCGACGCATGGGGAGTGTTTCCCTATCGGATTCAATCCGACGGGATCTACCAGGCGACGCTCGCTTATCAGATTTCGAAGACGGCGATCGCCACGCTCACGGTTTTCTTGCCGTGCTTCTTCATGGGTATAACCTACCCTCTGCTCTGCGCCGTCTTCCAGCGCGATGCACGGTTCCCTGCCGCCCTTTACGCGTGGAACACCCTGGGGGCCTGCTCGGGTGTTCTGGCCTGTCAGATCCTCCTGCTCCCGACCATCGGGCATACGTCGACCTTCCTGGTGATGGCCGCGATCAACGGGGCGCTCGGTCTCGCGATGTTGTTGAAGGGCGCGGCTCCCTCCACGGGCGCCGAGTCATCACCCAAAACACCGCCGGATCCCGGCCGGCCTGGGCTTTTCGGCGTACTCACCGCGGTCGCCATCCTGAGCGGGCTGCTCACCGGCGCTCTCGAAGGCGACATGTTCAAGCGGATCGGCTTCATCTCCACCAAGTCCACTGCTCTCATGTCGTTCATATCCTTCTGGGTTATCCTGGCCATCTTCGTCGGAAGTACCCTGGTGAGGAATCTGGCGTGGCTGCGGCTGACTCACATCAAGATCGCCTGTGTGGCCGCGGCCGCTGGGTATTGGATTGCATGGGAGAATGCCTACCCCATCATAGGATGGATGCTCCGGCGCACCTATGACGCCGAGACGATACACGCCGCCATCATCCGCTACGGACTGCAGGACAATCCGGCGGGGCTGCCTATGGCGTTCCCGGCGAGCCTGACGCAACTTCTCGCGTATACGGGGATATTCGTCTTTCCGGTCTTCCTGGCCCTGTCCATGCTGCTTCCGTACGTGTGCAACCGTCTCCAGGCCTATCGTCGACACCTGGGCATGGCTTACGGGCTGAACACCCTGGCGTTCTGCATCGGTCTGGTCGGTTTCACCTATCTCGCCCCGCGGGTGAGCATCTTCTACTCGTTGAAGCTGATGATGGTCCTCTTGGTGATCGGGCTGTTGCTCTTGGCCCTGATCCGCGAGAGCCGGCGGCTATCGGTCTGGGCTCCGTCGGCCGCGGTCGTGGCGTTCGCGGCTGCGGCCGTGTTCACGCCGTCGGAGTACGATCCCGGGTTTGCGCAACCGAGAAGCCCCGCGGCCCGATACCCCGTCAGGGCCATGAAGAGCAATATGATGCACACCACGTACATCGTGTCCGAACCGATCGGCGAATGCCTGTACTTCGACGGACACGCCATGTCAGCGACGAATTTCGCGTCGCAACACTACATGCGACTGATGGCGCACTTCCCGTTGCTCGCACAACCCTATCCAAGGCGAGTCCTGTTGATCGGATTCGGGGTGGGGAACACGGCTGCAGCCATTGCCGCCCACGACACGGTGAAAGAGATCGACGTGGTCGATCTGAACCGGACCGTACTGCAGACCGCTCCGGAGTTCGAGCGCACCAACGACCGGGCTTATCTCGATCCACGGATGAGGTTCATCAACGACGACGGGCGCAACTTCCTGAATCTCACCGACCGTCGCTACGACCTGATCACCAGCGAACCTCCTCCCCCTCTCATGGTCGGTGTCTACCGTCTCTACTCAAAGGAATACTACGAAAAGGTGCTGGAGCACCTCACGCCCCGGGGCATGATGACCCAGTGGCTGCCCATCTATCAGGTGCCGCCCCGAGCGTGCGAATTGATCGTGGCGACCTTCGTCCAGACGTTCCCGCATTCCCTCCTCTTCGTCGGTGCGGGAGAGGAGTTGATCCTGGTGGGGAGCCGCTCCCCGATCGACCTGCAACAGATCGAGAATCGCTTCTCTCTCCAGCCACGCGTACTCCGGGACATGGAACGTCTGCTGGTGTCGGGTCCCATAGCCCTGCTGGCCAGGATCCTGATGGTAGAGCAGGACTTGCGCTTGGAGTACGGGGCCTTGCCGGTCATCAGCGACGAGCGAAACGACCTGGCCTACATGTTCGAGAACCTATCCAATCCCGCCAGCATCACCTACCGGCCCCGTCTCTTGTTCGCCCATTTCGCCTCCCACCGTCTGTCCTCGCAGGAGACGTTGCGCCAGTTATTCACCGACCATCAGGCGCGACTCCGCTTCGTCCCAGACTTCCCGTACCATATCCTTCGGAACGCACCGAATGTCCGCTGACCTCTGGTCGACTGTCCCTTCGTTATCATACTTGTCCGGCCTGACATATAAGCAGTTAGGCGATCAGGCGAATCAGACAGCCCTCCTGTTTATTGACGCAGCTACAGGCTCAGAGATCTGGAGAAGATGGCGACGGCCCGAGGCTAGGCCGAAACAGAACTGGATGTCGCCTAAAGAGGAAGGAGGATCACAGCACCCTGTCACAAGGGCAGTTAGCTGGAGGGAGGGTGCGTAAATCTGGATGTCGCCTTAGTGCGTAAAGGTGGGTGTCGCTTGACAGATGTCGGGAGTCTGCCGCCACTATGCCATCGTGTCAGGCGGTCAGGTGCGTAAATCTGGGTGTCGCCTTAAAGCTAGGGTAGGGTGTCCTGTGACAGCGACGTCTGACGGATATGAGCTACCTTCGTAGCGATGCCCGGGCCTTCCGGATTGCCCGCGTCCTCAAAGATCTCCCGCCGCCAGCAGCGCCGCGAAGGTCGCGAAGGGCATGACCTCGATCCCGTCCTCGGTCTCGAGTCGCGGACCCTCGGGATAGACGATCATCCGGCGCTTGAGCCCGGGCAGGGCGGAGATCGCACGCAACCCGTGGCACCAGCGCTCGGTGAACGCCCGGCCCGATTTGACCTCGATCGCCAGGTGCTCGTCGCCGCGCGTGAGCACGAAGTCGACCTCCGTGTCACGTCGCTCGGCAGCCCAGTATGCGATCTCGTCGCAGAGTCCGTCGTAGTCGCGATGCGCTCGCAGCACCTGGGCGACGAGCCCCTCGAACAGGGCACCGCGTTCCTCCGGGGCGAGCGACCCGCGCGTGCGGCGCATGGACCTCACGACGCCCGGATCGCACCAGTACCACTTGGGGTGCCTGCGCTCACGCACGCGCAGCTTCGGCTCGAAACCTGGTACCCGGAAGCAGAGGAGCGTCTCCTCGAGGATCTCGAGGTAGCCGTTGACCGTCGTCCGCGCGACGCCGGCCTCGCGCGCGATGTTCGACACGTTGATGGTCTGCCCGTGGTACAGCGCGGCGATCGGCAGGAAGCGGGCGAAACCGGGCAGGTTGCGCACCAGGGCCTCGGCCTGGATTTCCTCCTTCAGGTACATCTGGGCGTAGGCCGCGAGCGTATCGTTGCGGTCGGGCGCATCCCAGATCAGGGGCATCAAGCCGTGGGTCAACGCCGCGTCGAGATCGAAGTAGCCGCCGAGCTCGGCGGGCACGAAGGGGTGCATCGCGCGGTGGAGCGCTCGTCCGGCCAGCAGATTGACGCCGGCGCGCTTGAGCTTGCGCGCGCTGGAGCCGCACAACACGAAGCGCAGTCCGCGTTCCTCCCGGAACCGATGGACCTCGTTGAGCAGGGCCGGCAGACGCTGCACCTCGTCGAGCACGACCCACCGATCGGAGGCGACGGCGCGCAGCTCGTCGGCGAGGTGCCGCGGATCGGCCAGTAGCCGCTGATATCGTGCCTCGGACAGGAGATCGATGACGTGAGCGTCGGGCAAGCAGGTGCGGATCCAGGTCGTCTTGCCCGTCCCGCGAGGCCCGAAGAGGAAGAAGCTCTGGCCCGGTAGCTTGAGCCGGCGGGTGTACATTATAGACCACCTTGTCGTCATTTAGCGTCGAATTGTGACGACAATATAGTTAATCGTCCGTTACATGGCAAGCAGTTGTCTAGGATTCCACGAGTTTCGGTTTGAACGCTCTATCCGGTGGGGAGAGAGGCGAGGTGTGTCGGGCGACCCTGAGATTGACGGCGAGGGAGGACTGCTCACCAGGGATGTGCGCCCGGGACGAATCGCGGCAGATCCCGGGCCGCGAGTGGTCGGCATGGGTGGAAAGTAACCTCAGCCCGCCGTCTCCCCCGCCAACAGCTTCTCCGGCCTGATCTTGTGCCGGTCCAGCCCCACCGCCTCCGCCGACAGTCCCTGGGCCAGCGCCAGCAGCTGGAAGTAGTACACCGGCGGAATCGTGAACCCCAGATCGAACTTCCGCGCCAGCTTCAACTGCCCCGTGTCGAAGGAGTCGAAACACGACGGGCAGATCACGCCCATGATGTCCACGTCGGCCGCGTGGATCGACTCCAGCACGGTGCGGGTCATCTGCTCGGGCAGGTCGCAGTCGCGGCAGGCCTTGCCGCAGCAGATGATCCTCTCGGTGTGGTTGACCGGCGTGGCGCCGATGGCTTCGAGCATGTCCTCGAAGATGGTGGGATGATCGGGGTCGTCCACCTGCATGATGTCGCGGGGCTTGAGCAGGTGGCAGCCGTAGTGGACGGCGATGCGCACGCCCTCCAGGGGACGCTTGACCGAGGCCTTCACCGCTTCGAGGCCCACCTCGTCGCGCAGCACGGTGATCAGGTGGCGGGCGTTGACGGTGCCCTCGTACTTCATGTCGATCGTCGCCAGGCGGGCGTTCACCCGCTCGAGCAGCTCGCCGCCCTGGTTCAGCAGGTGGGCGGCCTCGGCCAGGGTCTCGGTGCAGCCGCTGCAGATGGTCACGTAGTCCAGCCCCGCCCGCTCGGCGATGACCAGGTTGCGCGCCGCCAGGGTCACCCAGTCCAGCTTGTGCAGCGACTTGAAGAACACCGGGTCCGGGCAGCAGCCCAGCCCGGGCAGGTCCACCAACTCGATGCCCAGCCCGGGGACGGTCTTGCGGACCGCCGCCTCCATCTGGGGGTAGCGGATCTGGATCATGCAGCCGGGAAAGAAGGCATGCTTCATCTATGGCTCCTCCCTCTCGGTCGCGACTTCCCGCTCCCCCGCCTCCAGCAGCTTGCTCAGCGGCTCGAGGTCCAGCTCGGGCAGGGGGGGCAGTCCCAGCTCCTCGCGCCGGCGGTGCGTGACCGAGGTGACCTTGGCGCTGCGGCCGGTCTGCAGTAGGCCGTCCACCAGCTTCTCTACGCCCGCGGGTACGATGCCCCGCTCGCCCATCAGGTTCTTCAGGGCGACGATCACCTCGATGGGCTTGACGTCCTGGGGACAGCGATCGAAGCAGGTGAAGCAGTTCGAGCACTGCCAGACCGTCGAGTCCGGGCCGACGACCTCCTCCTGCATCCCGTACAGCACCGCCAGCATGATCCGGCGCGGGTTGAAGTCCTCGCTGAAGCGGGCCGACGGGCAGTCCCCCACGCAGGCGCCGCACTGGTAGCAGTAGTTGACGCCGTCGCCCTCCAGCACCAGGCCCAGTTCCTCGCGGAACCCGTGGTCGATCTTGACGGGTTTCTCGCCCACGCCCTATCCCTTCTTGGCGTCCGCCTCCTCCAGGGGGCGCACGCTGTTGGAACGGCACTTCGGGCACGACCGCTCGCTCATGGCCCCCTGGGGGTCATAGGCCTCCAGGTAGTCGTGCCCGCAGCGCATGCACTTAAACTTCCAGGGCTTCTCCACTCTCGGTCCTTCCCTTCTTGGCCGCCTGCTTCGCCTGTTTCGCCAGCTTCTTGAGGTGTTCGGCCTCGAGCACCTCCATGGTGTGCGCGACCTCGTCCGCGGTCACGGTCCGCCGCAGCTCCTCCATCTGGCGCATGGTCTTCTGGAACTTGGGGCCCTCGGCCGCGCTGATCCACTCGAGCTGGAGCCGCTCGGGGCGGATGTCCCTCTTCTCCAGGAATTTCCACAGCCGGTAGAGGCGCTTGACGGTCTGCCGGTTGGCGTCGATGTAGTGGCAGTCGCTGAAGTGGCAGCCCGAGACCAGCACCACCGGCGCCCCCTTGCGGAAGGCCCGCAGGACGAAGGACTCGTCCACGCGCGCCGAGCACATGGTGCGGATCAGGCGGTTGCTGGCCGGGTACTGCATGCGGCTGATGCCCGCGGTGTCGCCGCCGGCGTAGCTGCACCAGTTGCAGGCGAAGACCACGACCTTCTCCATGTGCCGCTGCGCCAGGATGGCGTCGACCTGGGACATGATCTGCCCGTCGGTGAAATGACGCATGCTGATGGCCTGGAAGGCGCAGGTGGCGCTGCAGTTGCCGCAGCCGGCGCAGGCCGCCTCGACGACCCGGGCCTTGGTCTTGGTCGCCTTGTCCGCGGTGATCGCCCCGTAGGGGCAGACCAGCGCGCACAGGCCGCAGGCGTTGCACAGGTCCTGATCGACCAGCGCGGTGATGGACTCGACGGTGACCTTGCCCGCGTTGAGCAGGGCGCCGGCGCGCGACGCCGCCGCGCCCGCCTGGGTGACCGAGTCCTTGACGTCCTTGGGGGCCTCGGCGCAGCCGGCGATGAACACGCCCTTGGTCGGCGCATCCACCGGTTTCAGCTTGGGATGGGCCTCCATCAGGAACCCGTCGCCGGTGGACGAGAGGGTCAGCAGCCGGCGGACCTTCTTGTCCGCGGACTGGGGCCTGGCCCCCACCGAGAGCACGATCATGTCGAACTCGTGCTCCTCCATCTCCTGGGTGGTCGTGTTCTCCACCATCATGTGCAGGCTGCCGGTCGCGGGATCCTCCTCCACTTCGCCGGGTATGCCCCGGATGTACCGGACGCCGGCCTCGCGGCTCTTGTCGTAGAGCGCCTCGAAGCCCTTGCCGAAGGCGCGCATGTCGATGTAGAAGACGGTGCACTCGCTGTCGGGATAGTGGTCCCGGATCAGCAGGGTGTCCTTGACCGTGTTCATGCAGCAGAAGTTGCTGCAGTAGCCGGCCCCGTCCCGCAGGGAGCGCGAGCCCACGCACTGGATGAAGCCGATCCGCCGGGGCGTCCGGTGGTCGCCGGGACGCACCAGATGCCCCTCGGTGGGGCCGCCGGCGCAGATCAGGCGCTCGAACTCCATGCTCGTGACCACGTTCGCGTACCGGGTGTAGCCGTACTCGTCGAGGGCGGTCGGGTCGTAGGGCTCGATGCCCGTGGCCACGACGATGGCGCCCACGTCCAGCAGCACGGTCTCGTCCTGCATGTCGTAGTCGATGGCCCGCTTCTCGCAGACGTCGGCGCACTTGCCGCAGGCGATGGGATTGACGCCGAGGCACGTCTCCATGTCGATGAGGTAGGCCGAGGGCACCGCCTGGGGGAACGGCAGGTGGATGGCCCGGCGGGTGGAGAACCCCATCTGGAACTCGTCCGGATGCGTCGCCGGGCAGACCTTCGCGCATTCGCCGCAGCTGTTGCACAGGGCCGCGTCGACGTAGCGTGCCTTCTTGCGAACCGTGACCTTGAAGTTGCCCACGTAGCCGGAGACGTCTTCGACTTCGCTGAAGGCCATCAACTTGATCTTGGGATGCCGACCGGCATCCATCATCTTAGGACCGAGTATTCATATGGAGCAGTCCATGGTCGGGAACGTCTTGTCCAGCTGCGCCATGATCCCGCCGATGCTCGGTTCCTTCTCGACCAGGTACACCGGGTGTC from bacterium harbors:
- a CDS encoding CoB--CoM heterodisulfide reductase iron-sulfur subunit B family protein, whose product is MKHAFFPGCMIQIRYPQMEAAVRKTVPGLGIELVDLPGLGCCPDPVFFKSLHKLDWVTLAARNLVIAERAGLDYVTICSGCTETLAEAAHLLNQGGELLERVNARLATIDMKYEGTVNARHLITVLRDEVGLEAVKASVKRPLEGVRIAVHYGCHLLKPRDIMQVDDPDHPTIFEDMLEAIGATPVNHTERIICCGKACRDCDLPEQMTRTVLESIHAADVDIMGVICPSCFDSFDTGQLKLARKFDLGFTIPPVYYFQLLALAQGLSAEAVGLDRHKIRPEKLLAGETAG
- a CDS encoding 4Fe-4S dicluster domain-containing protein → MGEKPVKIDHGFREELGLVLEGDGVNYCYQCGACVGDCPSARFSEDFNPRRIMLAVLYGMQEEVVGPDSTVWQCSNCFTCFDRCPQDVKPIEVIVALKNLMGERGIVPAGVEKLVDGLLQTGRSAKVTSVTHRRREELGLPPLPELDLEPLSKLLEAGEREVATEREEP
- a CDS encoding hydrogenase iron-sulfur subunit; amino-acid sequence: MTDKALPRIGVFVCDCGSNIAGTVDTAAVEAYARTLPGVVTVVRNKYTCAEPGQEEIKRAITEDKLERVVVASCTPRMHEPTFRGCVWDVGLNPYLMEMANLREHCSWVHGDDPAGATEKAKDLVASSVARAAKLTPQEEMTFPVTKAALVIGGGVAGIQAAMELADQGHPVYLVEKEPSIGGIMAQLDKTFPTMDCSIUILGPKMMDAGRHPKIKLMAFSEVEDVSGYVGNFKVTVRKKARYVDAALCNSCGECAKVCPATHPDEFQMGFSTRRAIHLPFPQAVPSAYLIDMETCLGVNPIACGKCADVCEKRAIDYDMQDETVLLDVGAIVVATGIEPYDPTALDEYGYTRYANVVTSMEFERLICAGGPTEGHLVRPGDHRTPRRIGFIQCVGSRSLRDGAGYCSNFCCMNTVKDTLLIRDHYPDSECTVFYIDMRAFGKGFEALYDKSREAGVRYIRGIPGEVEEDPATGSLHMMVENTTTQEMEEHEFDMIVLSVGARPQSADKKVRRLLTLSSTGDGFLMEAHPKLKPVDAPTKGVFIAGCAEAPKDVKDSVTQAGAAASRAGALLNAGKVTVESITALVDQDLCNACGLCALVCPYGAITADKATKTKARVVEAACAGCGNCSATCAFQAISMRHFTDGQIMSQVDAILAQRHMEKVVVFACNWCSYAGGDTAGISRMQYPASNRLIRTMCSARVDESFVLRAFRKGAPVVLVSGCHFSDCHYIDANRQTVKRLYRLWKFLEKRDIRPERLQLEWISAAEGPKFQKTMRQMEELRRTVTADEVAHTMEVLEAEHLKKLAKQAKQAAKKGRTESGEALEV
- a CDS encoding transposase, whose amino-acid sequence is MRGRRCKLVTLDLDATDDPTHGRQQLSLFNGHYDRWCYLPL
- a CDS encoding DUF4143 domain-containing protein, which codes for MYTRRLKLPGQSFFLFGPRGTGKTTWIRTCLPDAHVIDLLSEARYQRLLADPRHLADELRAVASDRWVVLDEVQRLPALLNEVHRFREERGLRFVLCGSSARKLKRAGVNLLAGRALHRAMHPFVPAELGGYFDLDAALTHGLMPLIWDAPDRNDTLAAYAQMYLKEEIQAEALVRNLPGFARFLPIAALYHGQTINVSNIAREAGVARTTVNGYLEILEETLLCFRVPGFEPKLRVRERRHPKWYWCDPGVVRSMRRTRGSLAPEERGALFEGLVAQVLRAHRDYDGLCDEIAYWAAERRDTEVDFVLTRGDEHLAIEVKSGRAFTERWCHGLRAISALPGLKRRMIVYPEGPRLETEDGIEVMPFATFAALLAAGDL